Genomic window (Candidatus Binatia bacterium):
GACGATTTCACAAAGCCCATCATAGGGATCTCAAACAGCCACAGCACCATCACGCCCTGCAACGCCGGGATCCAGGTCCTCGCGGACCGGGCGGCCGGCGGGATCTCCGCCGCCGGCGGCATGCCCCAGGTCTTCGGCACCATCACGATCAGCGACGGCATCTCCATGGGGACCGAGGGCATGAAGTGTTCCCTCGTCAGCCGCGAAGTAATCGCCGACTCGATCGAGACGGTGTGCCGCGGCCAGAGCCATGACGGCATCCTCGCAATCGGTGGCTGCGACAAGAACATGCCCGGCGCCATGATGGGCATCGCTCGGCTGAACATCCCCGGCATCTTCGTGTACGGCGGCACGATCAAGCCCGGCCACTACGGCGGTCAGGATCTTACGATCGTAAGCGTCTTCGAAGCGGTCGGTGCGCACAACGAAGGCAACATGTCAGGCGAGGACTTCTCGGAGATCGAACGCCGTGCCTGCCCCAGCGTCGGCTCCTGCGGCGGCATGTTCACCGCAAACACGATGTCGTCGGCGATCGAAGCCATGGGGATGAGCCTCCCGATGACATCGACGATGGCCGCGCCCGACGGGGAGAAGGCCGACAGCACTGAGGCCGCCGGCAAGCGCCTCGTCGGCCTCGTCGCGGACCAGCTTCTGCCCCGCGACATCATGACGCGCGCCGCCTTCGAGAACGCGATCGCCGTCACGATGGCGCTCGGCGGGTCGACGAATGCGGTCCTCCACCTGCTCGCGATCGCGCACGCCGCTCAGGTCGAACTCGAGCTCGACGACTTCGAGAAGATCCGTCGCGAGGTGCCCGTCTTGTGCGACCTGAAGCCGAGCGGCCAGTACGTCGCCACGGACCTGCGCCGCGTCGGCGGCGTCCCCCTCGTAATGAAGATACTTCTGCGGGCCGGACTCTTGAACGGCGCGTGCCGCACCGTCACCGGCAATACGATCGAAGAGAACCTCGCCGAGATCCCCGACACGCCTCCGAGCGACCAAGAGGTCGTGCGCCCATTCGACAAGCCCGTGTACGCCAAGGGACACCTCGCCGTGCTCCGCGGCAACCTCGCCCCCGAGGGCTCCGTTGCGAAGATCTCCGGGCTCGCCTCTTCGACAATCACGGGACCCGCACGCGTGTTCGAATCCGAAGAGAGCTGCCTCGAGGCCATCCTCGCCGACAAGATCAAGGCGGGGGACGTTCTCGTGATCCGTTACGAGGGACCGTGTGGCGGCCCCGGGATGCGCGAAATGCTCGCGCCGACCTCGGCGATCATCGGGAAGGGGCTCGGAGACTCGGTCGGCATGGTCACCGACGGCCGCTTCTCCGGCGGCACCTACGGAATGGTCGTGGGCCACGTCGCTCCCGAAGCTCAGCTCGGAGGACCGCTCGCCCTGGTGCACGAGGGCGACTCGATCACCATCGACGCCGACCAGAACCTGCTACAGTTCGACGTGGACGATGCCGAGCTCGAGAAGCGTCGCGCAGGGTGGAAGGCACCGGAGCCTCGCTACACGCGGGGCGTCCTCTGGAAGTATGCGCGGCTGGTGTCGAGCAGCTCGCTCGGCGCCGTGACCGACGGACTCTGAGCCGGCTTGCTCGGGGGGACTCCCACCATTCTGCAAGTCTGAGGCGGTTCCGGGAGCTTCTCCTGAGTTCGGCCGGGCGCGGGAGCCCGCGTCGAGGCGTCGACCAAGCGCTCTCAGTGATAGAGGGCCGGCTTACTCCGGCGCCGGTTTGCGAACGAGCTGGACGACGTTGTCGCCTCGCTTGCCGGCGCGCTTCTTCGGGGCGGGAGCCTTCGGCTTCTCTTGCGGCTCAGGCTCGTCACTCGCGTCGGGGCGCTGCAGGTGGACCTCACCCGGGTCGGGGAGGCGCTCGATCTGAACGGGCCGTCCACCCATGCTGAACGACGTGCCGTCGATCTGCTCGCGCTCGAGAATCCAGGTGACCGGCTGCAGGGGCTGAGCGAGGAACAGCAGGTCGCACTCGTGCCAGCCCGGCCGCGCGTGTCCGCGAATGGCCTCCACGCGGGCGTAGCCGGCCGGCTTCCCATCGAGATGCACCAGGACGACGTCTCCCGGCCCGTTGTAGACTTTCTCGTCGGCCATCGCGGTTGTTTAGCCGAGGGAGCCTAAGCCTGCGAATTTGCGGCGGCGGGCACGCGCAGAATCGCCCGCACCTCGTCGTGGAGCGCGGCGCTCGTTCCGATCCCGGAGCCGGCATCGATCCCGGCCTCGCCGTTCCAGCCCACGAAACGCCCGCCCGCGGCCTCGAGGATCGGCAGAACGGCGGCGATGTCCCACGGGTTCAGGAGCGGATCCAGCATGATCTGCGCGCGCCCCGAGACGACGAGCGCATAGCCGTAGCAATCGCCCCAGCCACGATAGCGCCCGACCCGATGTACCAGACGGTCGAAGTCGGCGTGCCGTTGGCCGAACTGCTCGTGCTTGATGTCGCTGGAAAGGAGCGTCGCGTTTGCCAGCGGCGTCTCGTCGTCGACCCGGACGACCGAGCCATTGCGATAGGCGGGCCCACCGGCAGCCGCCGAGTACGTTTCCGAGAGGGGCGGGAAACACATCACGCCCGCCACGCAGCGCCCTTCATCCTCCAGGCCGAGCAGAACACCATACAGCGGCACACCGCGGACGAAGGACTGGGTTCCGTCGATCGGGTCGATGATCCACCGGCGACCGCTCTTGCCGGCCTTCTCGCCGAACTCTTCGCCGAGTTGGCCATCCTCGGGGAACGCCTCGTCGAGGCGTTTGCGGATCAGCTGCTCGGCGCCGCGATCGGCGATCGTGACGGGGCTTTCGTCGGCCTTCAGCTCCACCTCGAGCGCGGTACCGAAGTGTTCGAGGGTAAGACGGCCGGCACTCTCGGCGATCTCGATGGCGGCTTCCAATTCGCGCTCGTATCCGGACATGACGGGAATCAATCATAGCAGCCGTCGATGAACCATTGGTCCCCGGCCGAAGCGCGATTTCCCAGGTCCCGATAGAGCCGGTAGATGCCGCCATCGGAAAGCTGCACGTCGTAGTAATCCCGCCGACACGGACGCTCACTCCACCATTCGGTCTCGATCCGCCAGGGCCCTCCGGAGACGACCGCCCGTCCCCCCAATCCTGGAGCGCGAACGTAGGCGATGCTCCCCCCCTCTTGAAAGACCTGCGCACGACGAGGGGGACGCAGGGCACGCAGCGCGGACCGACCACTGCGCGGCAACTCCGGCTCCAAATCTTCGGGCGGCCGGCCTCGCTCTTCCGCGACCGGATCGAACGAGGTCACGGTGAACGCCTCCGGACAATGGCCCCGGGGCGGTACCGGGCGGCCGACCTTCTCTGAGCCGCAGAGAGCGGCGAGGCGTACGAGCGTGGTGGCGAGGCGTTCCGGTGACGGTCCCGTCGGACGGAAGAGATCGAGCTGCGTCGGTCGGGCACGATCGGCGATGGCGACTGCACGCACGCCTACGATGGCCTCGCGCGGAGGCTCGGCCTCGATCGCATGGCGCGTGAGGATCGCCAACGCCTTCACGTCGGCCGTCGGTGCGAGGACGCCGACACGACGCTCTGCGTGTCCTCCGTCCGCGAGGTCGAGCCCAACGCGAAGGCCACTGCAGGAGAGGCCGTGGATCGCCAGGCGATGGATCAGGCGATCGATCAATCCACGCATCAAGAATAAAAGTGCCTCGAGAGACTCCACGGAATACTCGAGGCTCATCCCTTCGGTGAACTCCAACGCCGGTGGTTCAGGAAGAAGCGGCATCGATTCCTTGCCGGCGGCAATGCGCCAGAGCCGCGTTCCCGCCTTTCCGAAACGACTCCCCACCTCTCCGCGCGGAAGGCGTGCCAGATCCCCCAGGCGCCGCAGTCCCAGCCTCCGGAAGCTCTCCTGCAACGCCGGCCAGGTCGCTCGTGCGCCGGCCCCGAACGTCTTCGGCTCGGCCACGGGCGTCAGCACCGAGAGAGGATGCGGCATGAGCCAGGCCGCGTCTTTCCCCACGGGAACGAGGTTCGCGTCACCGTCGCGCGCAGCGAGCCCCGCGGCGATGCGCGCGGTCGTCTTGCTGCCCGCCGTTCCGATTCCAACGGTGAGACCGAGACGTTCCGCTCTCGTCGAGAGCGCTGCTGCGATGCCGCCGTCGGAGGAGAAGAGCTTCTCGAGGCCTTCGATGTCGAGATAGACGGCGTTCCCCTCGGGCTCGACTCGGGGCGAGACGGACCCCGCGACATCGATCAGGGCCTCGCGCGCCGCTCCGATGGCACACTCGTCGAGCGGACGAACGACGAGATCCGACTGCCGGACGAGTGCCTGTGCCACGGTCATGCCCGGACGAACGCCGAGCCGCTCGGCCTCCCGCGAAACCCCGACCAGAACCGAACGCGGACCGGGGACGCGGCCATTCGCAGCGTTTTCGTCCGGGCGACAGATCACCAGGGGGCAACCGCGCAACTCGGGCTCGGCCCGCAGAAGCGCAGCCGTGGAGAACCGGGGAACGACGACGCAGGCAAAACGAGGCACGTGCCCCACGAGACGGCCCCGAGGGCCCTTCAGGCCAACCGAATGCGGGCCTGACGACTCCGCGAGTGGTTCGAATGTAGGGCCTCCGGACCACGGTTGCGCGTGACGTCGACCTGGGAAACGAGCCCCTCGAGAAGAGACGGCGCGCCCGGAGCCCCTTCCCAGACGGCCTCTCCGGACGAGAGCTCGAGCCGGACACCCGCGGCCGCTCCCGTGAGGCCTCCACTGCCGACCGGGGCATTCGAGCCGTGAGGGCCATGCGAGCCCGGGAGGACGACCAATGCCGTGCGCGATTGCTCCGCCGCGCGTGCGAGCCGCAGCCAGGTCTGAGGGGCCGTGAGCATGCGGCGGCCCTTCTGCGGGCCGGCTTGCCAACCGGAAGTTTTCCCGCCCGAAGTTTGCCCACCGGTGTGCCGTCGTGCAGTCGCACCACGCCGGCCCTGCGCACTCCGCTCGCCCTGCCCACCCGGTGCGCCTCGCCCCCCTCGAGCTCCCTGTCTCTCGCTCACGCCGTAGCCCCCGGCCGTGTCCAGCAGCACCAGGGCGAACCCACCGGTTGCGAGGAGAATCTCGGTGGCCGCGAAAGCCGCGACGAGATCGGGTGGACGCACCCAGAGGAGCCGGTGCAACGCGATTCCGGCCGCGCTCGCGCTCGCCGGATCGAACGTGTCGGCGACGTCGACCCAGGCGGCAAAGTTCGCCTCGGCGGTGACGCCCGCCAGAAGCCGCTGCGCCAGACTGGTGGCGCCGAAGGCACCTCGCCCGACCAACTCGGAGAGACGCCCGCGGGGAAGCCCGCCACCGAGGAGATCATCGACCTCCGGGTAGCCGGTGGGGAGGCGGCCTCCCTTGCCCTCCCACTCCGGGGCCACCGGCACGTGTCCGCGCCGGATGGTCCCCGGGAGCTGAGAGAGAAGATCTTCTACGCGAAGCTGAGAGGCGGCCTGCACCTCTCGATCTTCGCCCTTTATTCGCCCTCAGGTCAAGAGGGTCGAACTCAATCCTTCTTGATCACTCCACACGCCAGGATCTGGCGCTTCGCATCGTTGTTGCCCCGGTACATAACCACTGATTTTCCGGGCAGTTCGCTCAGGGTGATTCCTTCGGCCGTGACCGAAACGGTCGCATTGCCGTCCTGGAGAATGCCGATGTCGGGCAGCACGCCGGCCTGTGAATCCGTCGGCGTCATGTCCTTGCAGTCGCCGGTCGCTCGAATCCGGAGCCCGTGCTCGTACACAGCGTGCCCACCGGTCGTCGTCAGCGGCTGCTCGCTCTGGACGTTCGGGAGATTCCGGATCTGGATCAGGATATCGACGCCTTTGTCGTCTTTTCCTGCGGAGAACCGCAGATAACCGATGGGTCGGCTCGAGATCCGGCCACTCCCCGGATCGACGTGGTGCAGATCGGCCTCGGCCGTGTCCGCGGACGCCGCGGACGGCGCTAGCAGCATGGTTCCGGCCGCCAGGGCAGCCAACAAGATGAATCGGGTCGCGTTGATTAGTCGTCGCATTTCTAGAGCCCTCCTCTGCTCCAGCAATTCCTACATCAATTCGGGAGCTCACCCAACGGCTGGCCGAAGTTTGAGAACCGAATTGCGGGTCTGTGATTCGTATAGTAGGCGAAGCCCCGATCCCCGGTAGCTCAGTTGGTAGAGCAGTCGGCTGTTAACCGACTTGTCGCTGGTTCGAGTCCGGCCCGGGGAGCTTTTCATTTTCGCACCACAGCGGAGGAGAACCATGAGCACGCGCGTTGCCCGTACCCTTACCCTCGCCGCTCTCTGCGGACTCGTCGTCGGGACACCAGCGAACCCGGCGCAGGCAGCCTGCACCTACAGCGTGGGCGAGGATCCCGTGAAGGTCGAGTGGACGGCCTTCAAGCTCACCGAGAAGCTCGGCGTCACCGGGACCTTCAACACCACCACGCTCAGCGGCCCGACCGAAGCCGCCTCCCTGGTCGATCTCGCCAAGGGGCTATCGATGGAGATCGACGGCACGTCGATCGAGTCGGACAACCCGGGACGAAACGCGACGATCAGCCAGTTCTTCTTCCAGGAATTCGCCTCGTCCCCCAACATCACGGGCAAGGTCGAGAGCGTCGACGGCGACGACAGCAAGGGAACGCTGAAGATCGCCGTCACGATGAACGGCGCGACGAAGGCCGTCCCCTTCGCCTACACCATCTCGAAAGACCACGGGGTCGAGGCCACGGCCACGATCGACATGATGGACTTCGCGATGCAGAAGCCCTTCGATTCACTTCACCGCGCCTGCGAAGAGCAGCACACCGGCGAAGACGGCGTGTCCAAAACCTGGACGGACGTCGTCCTGAAGCTCAGCGGCAAGTTCGCCGAATCCTGCAACTGATCGCGGCGACACACGCGCCGCAGTCCACCCGTGGCGCGAGCACGACCCGGATCATTCGGTACCCGACACCCAGCCCATTTCGGGAGCGCCCGCTACGATCCACAGTCGGATGATCTCGCGCAGGTACGACTTGAGCTTGCCCTTCTGGAACGGCATGCGCTCGCCGAGACTCGGCTCGAGTCCGCCTTGCAGCTTCTGGTACAGGTAGCTCGTGCCCTCGTTCCCGGCCGTCACTCGCAGCCAGCCGAGCTGACCCGCCGCGAAGTTCACGGGGGGCACTCCGACGAGCGAGGGGTACGACGCGCCGGTCTCGAGTAGCAGTCCGCCGGCGAACGTCTGTGAGTCGTGACAGCCGCTGGTGGCGCAGTTCTGATCCAGGATCTGCCTCTGAATCCGATCGAACGTCCCCGAGTACAACGTCTGCGGATCACACCCCGTCGGTGCGGGCTTGCAGATGAACTTCATCGCGTCCTTGTCGGTGAACGTCTTGCCGGCACTGATGTCGAACTCCGACTGCGTCGTCATCTTGAGCTTCTTCTTGCCCGACTGACACCGGTTACCCGGGAACGGGCCGCGCACACGCACCGTGATGAAGCTCGTTCCGGTGCAGTCGTCCGGGTCCGTGTTCGGCAGATCCAGCTCGTTGTCGATCCGATCCTGGATCGCCTGAAAATCCGGGTCGAACTTCGGATCTCCGTTGTCCGCCGAGTGATCGACGAAGATCGACTCCACTCCGCTCAGCGTGCAATTCGCAATGGAGGTGTCGTTCACGCACACGCCCAGGTCGAACGTACATTGACCATCGATGGTCGCGTCCGAATCACAGGCCGGATTACCGTCCACGCAGATGATCTTCCGCTGGTTCGCCGGCAACACGACCGAGGTTTCGAATACGGCCAAACAGTCCGTCTTCTTGCTTCCTCCGCCACCGACCGTGGTCGCAGCAGCGGGCGCGGCAACGAGCCACCCGCCGAGCAACACCGCTCCGAACACCGACACTCGCCCCTGCATCCGTTTGATCAACACTTCCGTGACCTCCCCCACGGGAACCTCCCGTTTCTCTCGCTCGGCCCCCCGCCCTCCGAGCCTATCGGGCTCGCCCCAAAAAGCTGCGGCCGCGAGTGCCCTCAGAGCGTGAACAGCCCTCCGAGGATCGTGCCAAAGACAGCGAGAAACGTAACGACGTCAGTCGCACGGATGCCATTTTTTTTCCCGGATCGGTTCATGTGGGCGTCGTTCCTTAGTCATTCGACAGGGCCCCCGGCGTTGCTTCGGAGGCTCGGTGTCGGTCTCAATACTTCTGTGCCTTGCGTCACGCTGCGGCATCTACTGAGCGACCTGCACATCCCGGTGGCGAGACGATGCCGGAATCGTCGAGACTGCGACGCTGTAGCGCGATCTGCAGCGAGTCTTCCTCAGACGCAGGGAGGGACGCAAGACCGAAGTTGTCTCACACCGTCTCGCCCTGCGAGACGGACGCTAGACCTCAGTCGCGGCGCGGCGCCGCGTGCACCGTCTTGTACCGAGCGAGCTCGACTTTGCCTGGAGCGAAGCCGCGCGGCTTGCGCACATCGGACTTCTGCGCGTAGTGCACGGCGACCCTTCCCCCTTCCCGAGCGCGCGAGTGTCCGGCCGCGAGGCCCGCGGCATGCTGCAGCGTCTCCTTCGGGGGGCGCGCCTCGCCGTCCGGGTTTCGAATGACCACGTGAGAGCCGGACTCCGAAGCCACATGCAACCAAAAATCCTTGGGCTCCGCGAGGCGGACGGTCAGTGTGTCGTTGTCCTCAGCACTGCGGCCCACCAGGATCGTCCACCCGTCCGCCGACACGATCCGCTTCGCGACCGAGCGGCCCTGATAGATGCCCTGCTCGGGATCGCTCGGAGGCGGAGGGCCTTTGGGTGCGCGCGCCATGGGGAGTACGCGGTGCATAGCATTCCAACGTCTTTACCCCGAGAGCTCCTGGCGCATCCCACTCCACAAATGAAACGCTCGCTTCTGTTCCTCGGGATGTTCGCCCTTCTCCTCGCCCCGGCTCCGCTAAGGGCTGCCTCCGAGTGCGCCACCGAGCTCTCGGCCCTCTGCGCGGCCGAGTCCGCGACGCCCGAGGAGTTCGTGGCGTGCGCCCGCGCCAAAGACGGGCTGCTCTCCGAAGCCTGTCAGGCCCAACTCGCGCAGGGCCGACGTCCGTTCGAAGAGCGGCGAGCCAGGCGCCGAGCCGAGCTTCGCGATGCCTGCGAAGCCGAGGTCGAACGCCTCTGCGTCGGCGTAAAACGACGGCCGAAGCCACTCGCGCACTGCCTCGACGCGAACCGCGACGAGGTCTCTGCCCGCTGTCTCGGCGCGGCCGGGCGATTCATCGCGCGACACACGTCCTAAGCCCAATGCCGTCGACACGGGGGAGCGCAGAGCGCCTCGCCCGGAGCCTCACCCAAGAGGCGCCGCGAGCCGTCGCCGACGAACATCGAGCCATGTTTCGCAAGA
Coding sequences:
- the ilvD gene encoding dihydroxy-acid dehydratase, which encodes MSAKKPGNVNSRLVTEGDSRAPNRAMLRAVGFGDDDFTKPIIGISNSHSTITPCNAGIQVLADRAAGGISAAGGMPQVFGTITISDGISMGTEGMKCSLVSREVIADSIETVCRGQSHDGILAIGGCDKNMPGAMMGIARLNIPGIFVYGGTIKPGHYGGQDLTIVSVFEAVGAHNEGNMSGEDFSEIERRACPSVGSCGGMFTANTMSSAIEAMGMSLPMTSTMAAPDGEKADSTEAAGKRLVGLVADQLLPRDIMTRAAFENAIAVTMALGGSTNAVLHLLAIAHAAQVELELDDFEKIRREVPVLCDLKPSGQYVATDLRRVGGVPLVMKILLRAGLLNGACRTVTGNTIEENLAEIPDTPPSDQEVVRPFDKPVYAKGHLAVLRGNLAPEGSVAKISGLASSTITGPARVFESEESCLEAILADKIKAGDVLVIRYEGPCGGPGMREMLAPTSAIIGKGLGDSVGMVTDGRFSGGTYGMVVGHVAPEAQLGGPLALVHEGDSITIDADQNLLQFDVDDAELEKRRAGWKAPEPRYTRGVLWKYARLVSSSSLGAVTDGL
- a CDS encoding DNA polymerase Y family protein, which codes for MPRFACVVVPRFSTAALLRAEPELRGCPLVICRPDENAANGRVPGPRSVLVGVSREAERLGVRPGMTVAQALVRQSDLVVRPLDECAIGAAREALIDVAGSVSPRVEPEGNAVYLDIEGLEKLFSSDGGIAAALSTRAERLGLTVGIGTAGSKTTARIAAGLAARDGDANLVPVGKDAAWLMPHPLSVLTPVAEPKTFGAGARATWPALQESFRRLGLRRLGDLARLPRGEVGSRFGKAGTRLWRIAAGKESMPLLPEPPALEFTEGMSLEYSVESLEALLFLMRGLIDRLIHRLAIHGLSCSGLRVGLDLADGGHAERRVGVLAPTADVKALAILTRHAIEAEPPREAIVGVRAVAIADRARPTQLDLFRPTGPSPERLATTLVRLAALCGSEKVGRPVPPRGHCPEAFTVTSFDPVAEERGRPPEDLEPELPRSGRSALRALRPPRRAQVFQEGGSIAYVRAPGLGGRAVVSGGPWRIETEWWSERPCRRDYYDVQLSDGGIYRLYRDLGNRASAGDQWFIDGCYD
- a CDS encoding NFACT RNA binding domain-containing protein; protein product: MHRVLPMARAPKGPPPPSDPEQGIYQGRSVAKRIVSADGWTILVGRSAEDNDTLTVRLAEPKDFWLHVASESGSHVVIRNPDGEARPPKETLQHAAGLAAGHSRAREGGRVAVHYAQKSDVRKPRGFAPGKVELARYKTVHAAPRRD
- a CDS encoding YceI family protein; amino-acid sequence: MSTRVARTLTLAALCGLVVGTPANPAQAACTYSVGEDPVKVEWTAFKLTEKLGVTGTFNTTTLSGPTEAASLVDLAKGLSMEIDGTSIESDNPGRNATISQFFFQEFASSPNITGKVESVDGDDSKGTLKIAVTMNGATKAVPFAYTISKDHGVEATATIDMMDFAMQKPFDSLHRACEEQHTGEDGVSKTWTDVVLKLSGKFAESCN
- a CDS encoding inositol monophosphatase family protein — translated: MSGYERELEAAIEIAESAGRLTLEHFGTALEVELKADESPVTIADRGAEQLIRKRLDEAFPEDGQLGEEFGEKAGKSGRRWIIDPIDGTQSFVRGVPLYGVLLGLEDEGRCVAGVMCFPPLSETYSAAAGGPAYRNGSVVRVDDETPLANATLLSSDIKHEQFGQRHADFDRLVHRVGRYRGWGDCYGYALVVSGRAQIMLDPLLNPWDIAAVLPILEAAGGRFVGWNGEAGIDAGSGIGTSAALHDEVRAILRVPAAANSQA